The following proteins are encoded in a genomic region of Dioscorea cayenensis subsp. rotundata cultivar TDr96_F1 unplaced genomic scaffold, TDr96_F1_v2_PseudoChromosome.rev07_lg8_w22 25.fasta BLBR01000052.1, whole genome shotgun sequence:
- the LOC120253341 gene encoding uncharacterized protein LOC120253341, with amino-acid sequence MWLVCVFDDYDRSISEAIKITKQPSPEQIKEEKLWLKLMHPQMGSGVNWEEIDAGQLKLLLVALVSDGGRDLKLSVYQNTEITNPKMLWTWTATVFNLEQNTSMRLFI; translated from the exons ATGTGGCTGGTTTGTGTATTTG ATGATTATGACCGGTCCATTAGTGAGGCGATAAAGATCACaaa ACAACCCTCTCCTGAGCAAATCAAAGAAGAGAAGCTGTGGCTAAAACTAATGCATCCACAAATGGGAAGTGGAGTGAATTGGGAAGAGATTGATGCAGGACAACTCAAATTATTGCTGGTTGCTTTAGTATCAGATGGAGGAAGAGACCTCAAATTATCAGT TTATCAGAATACGGAGATTACAAACCCGAAAATGCTATGGACATGGACTGCAACAGTATTTAATCTAGAGCAGAATACTTCGATGAGGTTGTTTATATGA